The Manihot esculenta cultivar AM560-2 chromosome 11, M.esculenta_v8, whole genome shotgun sequence genome includes a region encoding these proteins:
- the LOC110626632 gene encoding aquaporin TIP2-1 produces the protein MARIAFGRFDDSFSLGSFKAYIAEFISTLLFVFAGVGSAIAYNKLTGNAALDPAGLVAIAVCHGFALFVAVAVGANISGGHVNPAVTFGLALGGQITILTGIFYWIAQLLGSIVACFLLKAVTGGLAVPTHGVAAGVGAVEGVVMEIVITFALVYTVYATAADPKKGSLGIIAPIAIGFIVGANILAAGPFSGGSMNPARSFGPAVASGNFHDNWIYWVGPLIGGGLAGLIYGNLYIPSDHAPLSNEF, from the exons ATGGCCAGAATTGCCTTCGGTCGCTTTGATGATTCTTTTAGCTTAGGCTCTTTTAAAGCCTACATTGCTGAGTTTATCTCAACTTTGCTCTTTGTTTTTGCTGGTGTTGGCTCAGCCATTGCTTACA ATAAGTTGACAGGCAATGCAGCTCTTGATCCTGCTGGTCTAGTAGCCATTGCTGTTTGCCATGGATTTGCTCTCTTTGTTGCAGTTGCCGTAGGAGCTAACATCTCCGGTGGCCATGTCAACCCTGCTGTTACCTTTGGCTTGGCTCTTGGTGGCCAAATCACTATCCTCACTGGCATCTTCTACTGGATTGCTCAGCTTCTTGGCTCCATTGTTGCTTGCTTCCTTCTCAAGGCTGTCACAGGAGGTTTG GCAGTCCCCACACACGGCGTTGCCGCTGGAGTTGGAGCCGTTGAAGGAGTGGTGATGGAGATAGTCATCACATTTGCTTTGGTATACACAGTGTATGCAACCGCAGCTGACCCCAAGAAAGGATCTTTGGGCATCATTGCTCCAATTGCCATTGGCTTCATAGTCGGTGCCAATATCCTGGCTGCTGGGCCATTCTCCGGTGGATCAATGAACCCAGCAAGGTCATTTGGGCCGGCCGTCGCCAGCGGTAACTTCCATGACAATTGGATCTACTGGGTTGGTCCTCTTATTGGAGGTGGGCTTGCTGGTCTCATCTATGGAAACTTGTACATCCCCAGTGATCATGCACCCTTGTCCAATGAGTTCTAA